The Actinocatenispora sera genome has a window encoding:
- a CDS encoding zinc-binding dehydrogenase, translated as MRAVIADHPGAPDVLHPIVLPDPEPGPGQVRVAVEVVATTFIDTLIRAGSPVAPPATFPVVPGNGVGGSIDLVGPGVDPAWIGARVVTATGGTGGYASLALARTADLHRVPEPLGLPDATALLADGRTAVGLHHAAGIRPGQTVVITAAAGGVGSILVQLAKASGAIVSALAGSSDKLDHARTLGADITVNYRDHDWTTRLRSAVPDGMSVVFDGVGAQTTPALLTLIRPGGRYVQHGAAGGSWGTIDPTTAAAKNITVIPLAAIGTTPDELFSFTERALDLAAQGTIRPTIGRTFPLQDAAQAHAAIGSRTITGKTLLLP; from the coding sequence ATGAGAGCCGTGATCGCCGACCATCCCGGCGCTCCCGACGTACTGCACCCGATCGTACTGCCCGACCCCGAGCCCGGCCCCGGACAAGTACGGGTCGCCGTCGAGGTCGTCGCGACCACCTTCATCGACACGCTGATCCGCGCCGGTAGCCCCGTCGCCCCGCCCGCGACGTTCCCAGTCGTCCCCGGAAACGGTGTCGGCGGCTCCATCGATCTCGTGGGGCCGGGCGTGGACCCGGCGTGGATCGGCGCGCGCGTCGTCACCGCCACCGGAGGCACCGGCGGCTACGCCAGCCTCGCGCTGGCCCGCACCGCCGACCTGCACCGCGTCCCCGAACCGCTCGGCCTCCCCGACGCGACCGCTCTGCTCGCTGACGGCCGCACCGCCGTCGGTCTGCACCACGCCGCCGGCATCAGACCCGGCCAGACCGTCGTCATCACCGCCGCAGCGGGCGGCGTGGGCAGCATCCTCGTCCAGCTCGCGAAGGCGTCCGGTGCGATCGTTTCAGCCCTCGCCGGGAGCAGCGACAAGCTCGACCACGCCCGCACCCTCGGCGCCGACATCACCGTGAACTACCGCGATCACGACTGGACCACTCGCCTGCGTTCCGCGGTACCGGACGGGATGAGTGTCGTCTTCGACGGTGTCGGCGCCCAGACCACCCCTGCACTGCTCACGCTCATCCGCCCCGGCGGGCGCTACGTCCAGCACGGCGCCGCGGGCGGGAGCTGGGGCACGATCGACCCGACCACAGCCGCCGCCAAGAACATCACGGTGATCCCCCTCGCCGCGATCGGCACCACACCCGATGAACTGTTCTCGTTCACCGAACGTGCCCTCGACCTCGCCGCTCAGGGAACCATTCGTCCAACCATCGGGAGGACCTTCCCTCTCCAGGACGCCGCCCAAGCCCACGCGGCGATCGGGTCCCGCACCATCACCGGAAAGACGCTTCTCCTGCCATGA